In the genome of Naumovozyma dairenensis CBS 421 chromosome 7, complete genome, the window CTCATTAATATATGTCTGTACATGCTCACACGTTTATACGCTACCTAAATCTATCAACTAGTAATCTATCAGCTCCCACTTCTTTGTATTCTTCTTTACCTACCCATAATTGATGGAATGTCCCAAGACTCGTCAATATACTACCACCTAACCATGCTTGATATTGTTTCTCCCTTAGATGTCCCGTTGTCAAAATACGGAATTTCAATGCAGGTAATCTCTTGCTCAATTCATACATTAGTCTATCATTTAATCTTGGAATACAAGAGGTACCACCAGTTATAACAACATTATGAGCTAAGGACGCACGCAAATCAACATCACTATCCAATATAGATCTTTGAACAAGATCAGCTATGCCAATTATATCAACTCCATTGCCATTGCTAGATACTTCGGAATCTTCATTTTTGGCAGTAGAAGTCGTTGTATCTTCAATAGGCCTCTTACCGTTTTCGTTAACAGTTTCTGAAGTATTTGTAGATTCCCCTGAAGCCGCTGTTTCAGTCGTTGTTTTATTCGGCGTATCTTCTGTCTTCAATGGTGAAGGTTGTGCCTGAGGTGTAGATTCCTTTGTTGCCGTGTTAGTACCCCCACTTGGTTTATTCCTCTTCAATGGAATATAATCATTATGCCACGTCTCCACTACACCATCTTTTGTCACTGGCCAATCTTCAGGAATATCTTCTCTATGAGGGGAAAATAACTGTTCTGCAAACCCATATCTAGcttcattatcaaatacAATTTCTTCCGCCCATGGAGCTTCGATAGACCTTTTCGTCATTGTCGATAGCTCATCTTGACTCTTCTCCAGAGTACtatttggaataatttGACATAAAGTCTCTTTACATTCTTGATAGAACCCTCTTTCATTACCATAAGTAAATAAAGAATCGTCTACTTGATAGTTAAACGTTCTTCTCTTAAATTCTGGTCGTCTACTTTCAATGGCAAAAAGTGGTATGATTTCTCTCGGTTTTAAATACGTctcaattaaatgattaATATATCTTCCCGCAATAAAATTTCTAGTAGAGCTCTTTGATAATGTCATCCCATCGATAACGGGTGAAACACTTGTAGTATCGTGACCAATATCGACAACGAGACAATTGGGTCTACCTGCAGCAAATGAAACGCAAGTACTCACAGGAGATAAATAACAAGCCTCAAAATCCATTCCTTCTAATAATACTTCTAATGATTTCTTTCTATTTTCAACACTATTCCAAATGGGTTCCGTCAGTAAAACCGGAATCCCTGAGTTACTTTTTAAGAATAATTCATTCTTTAATACCCAATCCCATTGTTCTTGGGCTGTATCCCAATCTGCAATCTCTCCATTCTCAACGATTCGTTTGATTTCATAATCTGGTCTAGCAAGTCCAATGGATTGTTCAGAAAAGACCTTCGtctttttttggttttccTCTTTAGCAGTATCTTTGTACTGACCATACGAAGATGGAATAATAGATTCGGGACAATCGGAACCTGAGTACCCAATATTCGTAGTATAAGAACCAGGATCAATTACTATGGATGTGATCTCATCTCCTCCGTATACTTGTAAACCTGACATTCCCTCGCACAGTTGATTCTTATCCTTATCTTCCTTTTTATACTTGGATATATAGATCagatcttcttctcttgaTTTTTTACTTCGAGCCCAAGTCTgctttttgtttgtttgttctCGCCTTGCTGATAATTTCACGTTAAACGCTTTAACTCTGTAAGGAAAacttcaaagaaaatatactGCAAGGAAGAATAACAAAACGTATATTATTGACGAACATCTAAGACAAGATCCACACTACAAAATAGAAATCATATCACAAATTTgttcatttaaataataaatttcgttaaatattcatatagtatacatatataatagtaGTTAGCAGTAATAAAAAGTAATTGACAAAGACTAGAGTATGTTATTCTTGTCTAATCTAAACAACAGTTCACTAGTTCTTCatgttttcaataatcAATTCTTGAGCCTTTTCAACACCTTCCTTAGAACCTCTAACATAAACAATATCCTTAACCTTATCAGATCTCTTTGGAACATCAATAACAACATCTGCTTCATCTCTAATCTTCTTGATGTTAGATCCACCTGGTCCAActaatttattgaattttcttGGATCAGCACACCAAACGTAACCAACAAAAGTAGATGTGGCTGCTTTAGCAATTCTATCTTCAATTTGCTTGACAACCCTATCCAAAGTTTCCGCTTTCTTAGCTTCATCTATCTTGACTGGTGTATCTGCCTTCAACTCATTATCCTCGGTTAAAATTTCACTGAAATCAATTGGTTCATAAGTTAATCTCCATGGAATTTCACCTTCTTCACCATCAATACGTGGTTCACCAACTTCTTCAATGGTTACTTTGAATTGTTgcttcttttcttcttcagttgGACGGACCTTTTCCACTGGAATAACCAAATTGTGACGATTCAAACGGTTGGCTCTTCTAGTAGCATTACCGTGTCTAACATGAACGAATTCCTCGAGTCTTAATTTTTGAGTGAATGCACCACGTTCAGAAACAAATTCTTGTAAAGCAGCAGGAACTTGAATTTCACGGTCAAAATTATCTCTAATAATTTCagtcattattttcttttcagcCTTAGCAATATTATCTGGTAACCCAGTCAAAGTAACAGGACCAGTTTCATTCTTATTTGGAACATtcatgataatattgaattcaGTTTCTAATTGACGACGAACCATACCACCTGGACCAACTAAAGCACCTTGTCTTTCATTTGGAATTTCTAATTCCTTAGTAATACTATTTTCACCATCTTCAACAATCTTATTAATTTGTCTCTTAACACTCTCGACGAATGATTTTGGACCTTGAATGGTAATGACGTTACTTTCTGCATTAGCATTTGGAATATCGATAGATTTATTTCTAATATCTTCACCACCAgctttattaataatagttCTTAAAGTATTACCACCAGCCCCGACAATAGTTCTATGATATTTACGATCAACCTCTAAGGACTCAGTAATGAAATCACTTGCTTCAGAGACAATAGATTCCACTTTCTTAGCAGCTTCCTTAATGGCCGATCTAGTACCAGTAATTTCCAATTCCACTTCACCAGTTTCTTTAACTTTAAGATCAGTATTCTTTTGTAAGAAATCCATCTCAACGCCGAAATCAGCTCtgatatcattaattgTTGAACCATTCTTACCAATAACTCTTGGAACATGTTCAGCTGGAACATTAATAACCATTTTGTATCCgttttctctttcaaattcCAAAAGGGCACTCAATTCTTCATAAGCTTGCTTAACACCACGAGATGGACCCCTAATAGTAACAATGTCGCTAGTTCTTGggaaattaatgaaaacattGTATTTATCTTGCAAACGATTACGGTAAACTCCGTTAGCACCAATCAAATTACGATGTAATTTTTGTGGGACAATCAATTCCTTAGTGATGATATCAGCCCATTTCTTAGATTCAGCaactatatattttttagcTTGAGTTAAATTATACTCTAACCCAGTTAAAGTAACTTCGACGGTCTTGTCATTGTCCTTAGCGTCATGGTTAGGGACATCAATTTGacaattgaatttttcacgGATTTGATTCAAATTGGCACCTTTGGTACCGACTAATCTTGCGACTGTGTTGTTTGGAATTTCCACGGTCAACTTAGATTTCTTAGATGGATTTTCCACGATGGAGTTCAATGCTTTGTGGACAATCTTGACCGCTTTTTCGTCACCTCTGATGGAAATGTGGTTGGCATCTGGAGTATGTAACCTGATTTGAATGTTACCTTCTTCATGAGATACTTCATCAAGgattaatttcaatgtGACGTTATCTTGACCAGCTAGCAAGTCGTCTTGAATTTCAGCAGGTAGTTCGAATGTCTTTGTGgacatatttttttgcttGGTACGTAATGGATCCAAATTGagattaattttttctaatCGTTCCATTGTTTCTTCTGCAGATGGTTTGAAATCTTCATCGGATGCCTTGGAGAATAAAACAATGGAATCATCATTGTTATGGAAATAGTCACCCACTTGAACGTATGGAACTTCATCTTCTGTAGCTAGTAAGATGTGATGTATGGATTTATGGAATAATTCATAATCTAAATCAGAAATCGTTAAAGTTTCTAATGGAGTGATACTGTTGACGAAACTAATCAATTCCTTACGAGCagatttaatttcattagaGGAATCAGATTTCGAACTTAATTGAATGGTAACGTTTGGAGTATCTTTCAAAGTGGAAACAGCTGGTAAGACAATTTTAACATCTGGGTAAGCATCTTCAATTGGTTTCAAAACGttatatttgatgaaatacAAAGCCAAGTTCTTAGCGTGGACTAGATTCTTACTGTgagattttgaaatatccAAGGAGTCGACGACGAATTTCTTAGAATTTGATCTAGCAAATTCTATTGCTTCTTTCACTTTATCAGCTTGACCAACAAATGAAACTAATTCATCGGTTGGATCAGTAGGGAAAGTAACGATAACATTGAATTCTTCCTTCAATTGTTTAGCGTCAATTAAGAATTGGAACTTAGTTGGAATCTTAACTTTTTCCTCAGTCAACGTGGATGATAACTGGTTCAAGAAATCTTGTACTTGAACCTTTGTGGATTTAACATCTTCACGAGGACCTGAAATGGCGACTTCGGCAGAATCTTGGTAAAATACACATTTAACATCATCAGGGATAGACAAAGAGGATAAGTTAACGAATTGAGCAATCTTGGCGTCTTCCACAGGAACTCTAATGTTTAGAGtctttgtttcttctttcacaatttcttcaatctTACGTTTAGCCAAATTAACAGATTCAAAATCACCATGTAAGTGGACATCCACGGTGAAATCATTCAAGTCTTCATCGTATGAATCTGGGTTATTTTCTCTTGCCAAGTTGATTCTGACTTCGAATTGATCAGAGATTTCACGGATGGTTTTACCACCGGCACCAATGATGGCAGCTCTACATCTTGCTGGAACAGTCATAGAATCGTCGATTGGTCTAGTTAATTTCTTGACTAAGTCTCTCTTGGCAGATTGAACATTTTCAGCGATACCGGAGATTAAGAATGTACGAGAATTCTTGGATAAAGTGGATTCGACAGAGACGTTGTAGGTCTGTTTGACGTTTTGAACGATACGAGACAATTCAGGTTTGGTGATAGATAATTGAGAACGTAGGTCCAAAGTGAAAGTTTCTTGAATGTTTCTGGAACGCATACGTTTAGCAGCAGAAACTGGGGATGGTGACaaggatgaagaagataaagatgGAGTCGAGAAGTTTGAAACAGGAACAGGTTGTGGTTTCATGTTTGGACCCCAGGAGACCTTAGAGTTAGCGAAAGCAGAGTTGGAACTTAAAGATGGTAAATCCTTTAAAGATGGTAATACCACTTTTGGTTGAACAATAGCTGGTTCAGTAGTTGAGGTGGCAGCAGTGGCATCAGTTCCTTGTGTAGCAACTGAAGCGTCTTCAGagttttcaattgtaaCATTGACATCATCAGCGGCAgattgattgatttcttCAGAGGCAGAGGCAGGGACAGTTTCAACAGGAACAGGAATTTGTTCGTTTTGTTCTTCAAAAGTAGTGGAcattgtttattatttcaaaaactaAAACGTATAATGTAATCGTGGCAAACCAAAAGGACAAAAAATAGAGAAGAAAGCTAAACGGatagttttcttttttaatcGAGGAAATGGGAAGGATAGTACAAGTCTTAGAAAACTACTGGTATCCTAAGTTGTTAAACAGATCAAGGATGAATGATTGATGTATTTGTAGTACTTGTTATAGTAttggaaaaagaataaCCATTTTACATGAAATAAGTGTAAACGGTGGCTTTGTCTTACATTACAGgtatttttaaatttcacTTCAAGAATTATGACAGTTGTTCACTTCACGATCACTTCGCACTTCTGGATTTCGCGAAATTTCCACAGCgaagaaaaataacatCGTTGGTGGCCTTTAGGGCTTATTTTGCGTGGTAGGACTTGCCCTCATAGCCCTGTATAATTCAGGCGGGGCGGGGCCTGGAATTTAGCCCTTTCGAAACTTTCTCGGGGAATCCTTAATTGTATCGAGTGGTAAATTCTTGATAAAGCAGGTACATCTTAAGAAGGGTATATGAGTGTGCTGAGCGAAGTAGCCATCGGAACTTAATTTCTAGATTCtaagaaatatttgttCTAAGGATTCAATGGGATCGGTGCATTTGTCCTTTGTTAAAAACTCTACGGCAGGCATAGCTTAAACCTACTGGAAGGATAAAAATTGCTCCTCGGTAGGAAATGATAGCTGTATCCCGTTATTTGGGTTAGTATGGTACACTGTATGAATCTCTCGACATGCTACcattgttttcttcaaaagttACAGCATATTCTCTTGAACcatattgttttattagGGGAATTCGATgtagtatatatatacgtgAGGGTTACGTAACGTAACGTAACCAAAATATTGTAGATGGTGAAAGAACTCCGAGAAATCATGCTCGGACAGCGGAACATACGTATATGTCATAATTTAGGAATACCGCTCTATGTATAAGATCACCGTTGCAGTTGCAGTTAAGCAAATTTTAGATTGTTGATGGCAAAAGCAAATGATACATCCAAGTATTAGATTGTGTAAGGACATTCCATTTAGAAGTAACTGGGTCAATGGCATCGTACTACCTTTCTTCGTTTCCGAATAAGAGGACCACAGACAAATAAGATATTATGGACGAAGAGTACCTTTGTCTGATATATTGTGGGCTAGGCGTAGTTCGTGTAATATTGAATGTAATACTAATATAATTTGAGCAGGTTAGTATATCGGACATGTAAACATTAACTTTGTTGTAGAAACATTATaacatataaatatatatatgtgtgtgtgtATGTGTGTGTGTCTGTGTGTGTGTCTATGTCAAAAGAGAGACAagacaatatatatatatataattagAGCAGTAcacaaaaacaaagaaaagaaaaacagaTTATATAGACTCTCAATGAATACTTCTGAGCCTGAATTAATTTAATGTTTTTGGGTTGGTAATTGAGCATTGTGATGAAGCGCACAAGAAACACACACTTTATAAAGATACTTTGGATGAATACCGCTGTTTACCCCCATACATGGAAGAGAAATTAGGGATAAATGTGAATGAGAATTAAATtccatatatatagaacCACTGGTTTTACTTAGAGGAAACAGTTCCCTTGAACTTCAAGAGAATATATCGGAAGAATCTTTTTACCATAGGTACTTCGGGAAGAATAGGTTAGTATTGACGGGATACTAGTTGTGCCTTGCTCAATATATGGAGAATCGTGTTAAAGGGGAGTACCAGCATATGGTGTATTCTAAACTGGACAATCTTTTCACAAACTACCGATGCTAACTTTATCACCGAAGCAAGTTCAGAGTACGTTACCAATCTTAGAGCCTTTAGGTATCGGCCTTACTATCGTCTgttcttattatttaaagatcTGAGCTATATCGTATGCCTAAAGGTAGTTAAGAGATAACCTTGATCTATTAATAAGAAGTAAAAAATTACGTATTTCAAAAACCAAAAACCAAAAATCATATTAAGTGTATCGCTTCAAATAGTAGATTTCCATCCGATTTACTAAGGTATAGTAAAGGATCACCTACGCATTGGAAACAAGAGTTGCTGGAGGTATCCATAGTGAGATCTCTCCAGTCAGATAAAGAAAGGACGAGCTTTCATGTATAATTGAGCAGATGAATCTCAGATAAAGGAGGTTAGTACATGAGAATATGTACAACGTTCAGGAAAGGACATACATTATTACGATtaataaacaatttatAAAGTATATATTCCTTAATAGACATATATCCTTGGTAGACTATCAATAGGTGAACCTCTGAACTAGAGAACTAACTAGACGATCACCTTCCTACAGTCCATaaactaataaaaatagCCACTACGTACTGTTTTGTCCTCAACATTAACAGGGaagattttcaatttaacaCATTACGGCACGTCCACCCGCCAAGAAAACAAGATACTCTCTAATAGAAAAGCATAACAATACAAGTAAAAATACATATGGATAGAGAATCTGTTCGCTAGCCTATACATAAAATACCTAATTCCCATCGACAGAGTTACACCTGTAAAAAAATGGCCTTCACAATCAAACAAGAAATAGCAAATTTCGGCGGTAAATTACTGAAATTGTCTCATGAGTCGATTTCCACCAAAACAACAATGGACGTCAACGTCTATTTACCCAAACAGTTCTTTCAATCCACGTCCAAAAAGATTCCAACACTTTACTACCTATCAGGGTTGACGTGTACCCCACAAAACGCATCAGAAAAGGCCTTTTGGCAACCACAAGCAGACAAGTATGGATTCGTGATGGTTTTTCCTGACACATCACCTCGTGGTGAACAAGTCCCCACTGACCCTGAAAATAGTTGGGATTTTGGTCATGGTGCAGGATTCTACGTCAATGCTCAAAAGGATCCGTACGCTAAGAATTACCAAATGTTTAAATACGTCCATGAGGAATTGCCTAATGCGTTGTCCTCTTTCCattatttccaaaataagATTGATTTCGTTAAATTGAAATCCATTACCGGACATTCTATGGGTGGATTTGGTGCTGTGAGTGGATTTTTGAAGTTATATAAGGATTTTGCTTCTTGTTCTGCCTTTGCACCTATTTTGGCACCAAGTTTGGTTCCTTGGGGTCAAAAGGCATTCAAAGGTTATTTAGGTGACGAGGAGAAGAAGTTGTGGGGAGAATATGATCCCTCTGTATTGGTTAAATCGGTGGAAAATGTTGATGACAAGAAGATTTTAGTACATATTGGCTCGAATGATCCATTTTTGGAGAAGCAATTGAAACCGGAGTTGTTTTTGGCTGCTTGTAAGGGGACAAGTTGGGAAAAATCTATTGAGTTGCACATAGTTGATGGATTTGatcattcttattatttcatttctaCTTTTGTTCCTGAACATGCTGAATTCCATGCCAAGGCATTGGGGTTGGTATAAATATGTTTGTAAACTGTACACATTCTATTCATAACTTTTACAATAAGATGACTGTATTTTACGATAACATTGCCAATTTAATCGGACGAGAGTTGAAACCGAACTAGTTCGATGAAGATTCGTCATTGATATAGTCCGTTCCAATGACAGAGCAGTGCTCTACGAAGAGTATAAATTTAGGTACAATcacttttatttttttttttttttgtatgagtataaaaaaacaaataaacgGAAGAAAGCTTTTtaagtaataaatttatcatgggtatataattgaattttctaatttataaattacAGAGTGTATATGTTGACTGATCGATACTGAATGTTCCGAAAAATAAGGGTATGTTGgacaaataaaaatgacaTTAAACAAAAGAACGGGAATGAAccaaggaagaaaaaaaaaggaattcCTGGTCAAAAAAACGTAAAAAGAAGGTGAATAGAAAACTCCAAGGTAAATATGCCTGTTTATGCTAATGGTTCAACATTGTTTTCATATTGATTAGCATAATTACCAGCAGGATCATAGGAACAGATAACATAATCACCCCAAACACCACCACAAGTCTTAATACCACAACCAACTTCAGTTGAAGATTTCCAAACAACTTGAGTGAAATGGCCAGCAGAACCAGCACCTGGGTTACTCCAATCATAATCTGAAATTTCACCGTACCAAGCGTCAACAGCACCAGTGGCAGAGTACCCTAAGGCTAAATTTTCACCGTATGGCCCACCGGAATGTTGTAAGTTACCAGAACAATCGTACGCATCAGCATAAGCTTGAGCATATGAAGCTAAGTTGTCGGACCATTTCAATGCTGGGGTATCTTTATGTAGAGCTCTCTTTGCGTTATGTGCACTTAATACACTGGAGGCAAAATCGGATAGATTGTCGTCAGAAGCTGTAGCGGAGGTGGTTGGTTCCACTGTAGTAGTTgttggttgttgttgagtAGATGTAGTGATTGGAGTAGTAGATGTAGTGGTAGTAGTGGCCCCATGAAGAGTAGCAATCGGAGCAGTTGATGTGACAGTAGTTGATGGGAGGTGTTGTGCGAAGTACTCTTCGTTACTAACTGCTGTTTTTGTAGCCTTAGCTGCAGCGTCAACTAAAGCTTTGGACTTACTGGCTTTGGCTTGTGAGACTTTAGAAGCAAATACCTTTAGTTGGCTATATAGAGAAGCCTTTGGCATTGGAGCTTGAGTAGAAGTTGGAACTGGGACATTACCATCGTAATTTACTAACCCATTCAATGTAATGTAAGTAGTATGGGTATTTTTACCTTCAACAAAGACAATACCTTGGACAGTGACCACAGCAGCATTATGATCATGTGCAGTAACAGTAACTTCAGGTTGTGCAGCTGGTGCAGCAATGGCAGTAGAAGCTAATGCAACAAGagataatttggaaaactgcatttttaataaaagaatGTACGTTTAAGAGTCGAATTTATAGCAAAAGAATGAATGGATAACACAGCCGACTGGAGgtatatttataatgaCAGGGCTATGGACAAAAAGGAATGGATTGGTAACCGGCAAATGCTTACTTTTTTATGTTCTTAATGAAACATTGGAAACAACAatagaaaaggaaaaggacAATTAAGATGAGAGAAGTGAATTACAATAgctttaatatatattaaattaatattctaAATAACAAATCTTATTTGATTTCTGGCCGTGATTTAActggaaaaatatttttctattCTTCACTTGACACTGACAAAGCCTCGTATGAGATCATTTGTGCAGGGATTATCTACATATTTACCTTTGTCCAGAACGGTCCAATTAATAGCCAAATGAAGTAAAAACGTTCATTACATGTATGTCTGGAGTTTAATACAGTACATACTACATAAGTAAATTAGTAACTACTAACAAAAAATGTCACGTATAATATAGAGTACCTTCTCTCAGAGAACGAAGTACTTCTTATGCAAGTATCTGATGGTTTTTACGACCCTCTCGGGCAAATCATGCCAGTTTTAAGTGTTAATTTACATAGGGACGTAGAGGAGTATGCAAGAACTTGCGTGTGGGGAGATAAATCCCGATGGCTGGTTCGCCCCTTTAGGGAAAATCACGGAcggaaaagaaagaaaacaattcaaatatttttcctaAAAGGGAGAAGTAATCATTTTCCTGTTCgtttgaaatttattgCATTCAAAGGGTGTGTGCAGAATGACCCCCAATCTACATATTTTCCCTCCTTATACAGGACAGAagtcttcttttcttagGTCAACTATTCAACAACAATGTTACTTTAATGTCCATTTTCTCGAAGGAGCTTTTCCCACTCATTAACTAATATGTTAGAACTTAATATGAAACTCAGTATTCAGGTTATGAATGTGTTATTCTCTCATTATCGATGGCGTTTATAGGACCATTTGTCATCTTTCATTGATATATGATGAAAACTCTTACAAATGTATGATACAAAGACAAAAATACCAGgctttcttctttctctCAGTTCAAATACACTGGAAAGTTACGAGACTATTTCTTGTCTGAGTGActatctttttcttttctttttactTCTTCATAATCAATCTAAAAGTGCCTTGGCCCTACAAATTCTATACAAAAAGACAGTCTCGAGTAGGCTATGATCATCAAAGAGAGGTTTTTTGGAAGACGGGCTTTCTTTTTAACATGTGTAATGATTAGGGTCTCTTCCAATAATTTGTGATTACCCACGTACGGGCGTACATACGTAGAACCAATCTTACTCAACTACGGTACGAAAGTTATTCCGTGCTAGCAACTTTCACGTGCTTCTTGCCCTTTGTTCTAGAAAGGTATGTTGCAGGTAGGCCTGGGTGCGAAATCCACCTTATTTGCCGGGCCCATGAATTCTCTTGGGGAATGGATTTTTAGAGTAGGGtctttttgaatattttaagCAGTTCTGCGGTTCCCACCGATGGTTCCCAAAAGTTTTATGGCTGTCACTAAgcaattttcaaagaaaaagtgGGTCCGTAGGAGGACTGCTTAAAACCTTAGGGTGTAcattacatttttttaaaattggGGGTACACCTAGGTCTATTTACAGGTAAATTCTAGTACCCGAACTAtttaaaattcaatttagTCCCTTTTAGGAAAAAAGACTAATTAAGCGGCCCGGAGCTCCGTATAACGAACTTCTCATTATGGATCGTTTTTTCGTCTTGTCGTTAAAACTTATCAAACGATAATGATGGAATTTCCGAAAAAGGTTAAGAATTCCTCGAAGAATATTAGCCAAGAAATCTAGAACAATCATATGTTAAACCTTTAAATGGTcctcaatttttttttttggacGTTTTCTCTAGAGTGAAACGTTTGATATTCAGAACTCCGGATAAAGtcgtttcttttttttcaagCGTTATTAAGCAGTACGGTGATAGTACGTATTACTCAATTGAGCGGTCGAGTGATCCGTATTTCTAACTTGACATAAACTTCAATAACGTTATGGGTTGCTTTTTTTACAACATAAGGCTAAATGTCATAAAACTATATCGAAAACAGTTTTATTCTTGGAAATTTGGCCTGAAGTACCGTGGGAATAATAGCCATATTTAGCAAACTTCTTAGGAGGTGCATTTTGTATGTACTGTATATAGATTACTATAAAGCTAGTATTACTGTACTTGTAGTTTTTTCCTTGAGAAGGGTTGGCCAAGCCCAATGTCAATTAACGATGTAACGGGGTAAGACTTTTACAGTATAAGGTAATATGTACTAATTAAGGATTATCAGGCGGAGGAAAAGTAGAAAGCATGATATTGAGAAAACTTGTGCCATACCTCGTAAGCGTATGTCGGATAAGTCAAAAATTAACAAATTCATAAAAAGATAGTTATAGATATATGATAGggaataaagaaaaaaaaaaaaaaaaaaaacgaAAACTACCTTAGTTTAAAGAATACCTACTTTTTTCCTTACTCGCTCTTTGTTttagtaaataaaaaaaataaggtTAGTAAATAGCTAGTCCTGTCTTGGCTGTAAAGTTTTAGGTAAGGGGTgtctttccttttccaaCTGGAGTCCTTGAACATCTACGCACTAACTTTCAGAAGCTCCACtatttgttcttgaatCGAATCTCTAGAAAGGAGAATANNNNNNNNNNNNNNNNNNNNTAAGGTAATATAGTACTAATTAAGGATTATACAGGACGGAGGAAAGTAGAAAGC includes:
- the ARP4 gene encoding Arp4p (similar to Saccharomyces cerevisiae ARP4 (YJL081C); ancestral locus Anc_1.287); translated protein: MSGLQVYGGDEITSIVIDPGSYTTNIGYSGSDCPESIIPSSYGQYKDTAKEENQKKTKVFSEQSIGLARPDYEIKRIVENGEIADWDTAQEQWDWVLKNELFLKSNSGIPVLLTEPIWNSVENRKKSLEVLLEGMDFEACYLSPVSTCVSFAAGRPNCLVVDIGHDTTSVSPVIDGMTLSKSSTRNFIAGRYINHLIETYLKPREIIPLFAIESRRPEFKRRTFNYQVDDSLFTYGNERGFYQECKETLCQIIPNSTLEKSQDELSTMTKRSIEAPWAEEIVFDNEARYGFAEQLFSPHREDIPEDWPVTKDGVVETWHNDYIPLKRNKPSGGTNTATKESTPQAQPSPLKTEDTPNKTTTETAASGESTNTSETVNENGKRPIEDTTTSTAKNEDSEVSSNGNGVDIIGIADLVQRSILDSDVDLRASLAHNVVITGGTSCIPRLNDRLMYELSKRLPALKFRILTTGHLREKQYQAWLGGSILTSLGTFHQLWVGKEEYKEVGADRLLVDRFR
- the SCP160 gene encoding Scp160p (similar to Saccharomyces cerevisiae SCP160 (YJL080C); ancestral locus Anc_1.290), with the translated sequence MSTTFEEQNEQIPVPVETVPASASEEINQSAADDVNVTIENSEDASVATQGTDATAATSTTEPAIVQPKVVLPSLKDLPSLSSNSAFANSKVSWGPNMKPQPVPVSNFSTPSLSSSSLSPSPVSAAKRMRSRNIQETFTLDLRSQLSITKPELSRIVQNVKQTYNVSVESTLSKNSRTFLISGIAENVQSAKRDLVKKLTRPIDDSMTVPARCRAAIIGAGGKTIREISDQFEVRINLARENNPDSYDEDLNDFTVDVHLHGDFESVNLAKRKIEEIVKEETKTLNIRVPVEDAKIAQFVNLSSLSIPDDVKCVFYQDSAEVAISGPREDVKSTKVQVQDFLNQLSSTLTEEKVKIPTKFQFLIDAKQLKEEFNVIVTFPTDPTDELVSFVGQADKVKEAIEFARSNSKKFVVDSLDISKSHSKNLVHAKNLALYFIKYNVLKPIEDAYPDVKIVLPAVSTLKDTPNVTIQLSSKSDSSNEIKSARKELISFVNSITPLETLTISDLDYELFHKSIHHILLATEDEVPYVQVGDYFHNNDDSIVLFSKASDEDFKPSAEETMERLEKINLNLDPLRTKQKNMSTKTFELPAEIQDDLLAGQDNVTLKLILDEVSHEEGNIQIRLHTPDANHISIRGDEKAVKIVHKALNSIVENPSKKSKLTVEIPNNTVARLVGTKGANLNQIREKFNCQIDVPNHDAKDNDKTVEVTLTGLEYNLTQAKKYIVAESKKWADIITKELIVPQKLHRNLIGANGVYRNRLQDKYNVFINFPRTSDIVTIRGPSRGVKQAYEELSALLEFERENGYKMVINVPAEHVPRVIGKNGSTINDIRADFGVEMDFLQKNTDLKVKETGEVELEITGTRSAIKEAAKKVESIVSEASDFITESLEVDRKYHRTIVGAGGNTLRTIINKAGGEDIRNKSIDIPNANAESNVITIQGPKSFVESVKRQINKIVEDGENSITKELEIPNERQGALVGPGGMVRRQLETEFNIIMNVPNKNETGPVTLTGLPDNIAKAEKKIMTEIIRDNFDREIQVPAALQEFVSERGAFTQKLRLEEFVHVRHGNATRRANRLNRHNLVIPVEKVRPTEEEKKQQFKVTIEEVGEPRIDGEEGEIPWRLTYEPIDFSEILTEDNELKADTPVKIDEAKKAETLDRVVKQIEDRIAKAATSTFVGYVWCADPRKFNKLVGPGGSNIKKIRDEADVVIDVPKRSDKVKDIVYVRGSKEGVEKAQELIIENMKN
- the NDAI0G05600 gene encoding S-formylglutathione hydrolase (similar to Saccharomyces cerevisiae YJL068C; ancestral locus Anc_1.308), whose amino-acid sequence is MAFTIKQEIANFGGKLLKLSHESISTKTTMDVNVYLPKQFFQSTSKKIPTLYYLSGLTCTPQNASEKAFWQPQADKYGFVMVFPDTSPRGEQVPTDPENSWDFGHGAGFYVNAQKDPYAKNYQMFKYVHEELPNALSSFHYFQNKIDFVKLKSITGHSMGGFGAVSGFLKLYKDFASCSAFAPILAPSLVPWGQKAFKGYLGDEEKKLWGEYDPSVLVKSVENVDDKKILVHIGSNDPFLEKQLKPELFLAACKGTSWEKSIELHIVDGFDHSYYFISTFVPEHAEFHAKALGLV